The Ictidomys tridecemlineatus isolate mIctTri1 chromosome 6, mIctTri1.hap1, whole genome shotgun sequence genome includes a region encoding these proteins:
- the Klrk1 gene encoding NKG2-D type II integral membrane protein codes for MGLIRDRRCHHSSEMTECHNYNFRLAKCHTSKRCQKQRSTLITGKCRQKLSPFFLGRFIAISMAIRFVVMMAIWTVIFVNSFHNQEVSIPSNEGYCGPCPKNWLCYRNHCYQFFNESKTWYQSQASCMSQNSSLLKIYSRVEQDFFKLVKSYHWIGLIQIPTNGSWQWEDGSVLLPNQLTLVEMQNGTCIVYGSSFKGYTENCSALNTYICMQRIG; via the exons ATGGGACTGATTCGTGATCGGAGGTGTCATCACAGCTCGG AGATGACTGAATGCCACAATTATAACTTTCGACTGGCAAAGTGTCACACTTCTAAAAGATGTCAAAAGCAAAGATCTACTCTAATAACAGGCAAATGTAGACAAAAAT TATCTCCATTTTTTCTTGGTCGTTTCATCGCCATTTCGATGGCGATACGCTTCGTTGTTATGATGGCGATATGGACTGTCATATTCGTAAACT CATTTCACAACCAAGAAGTTTCAATTCCTTCAAATg AAGGATACTGTGGCCCATGCCCTAAAAATTGGTTATGTTATAGAAACCACTGCTACCAATTTTTTAATGAGAGCAAAACTTGGTACCAGAGCCAAGCTTCTTGTATGTCTCAAAATTCCAGCCTCCTGAAGATATACAGTAGAGTGGAACAG GATTTCTTCAAATTGGTGAAGTCATATCATTGGATAGGACTCATACAAATTCCAACAAATGGATCCTGGCAGTGGGAAGATGGCTCCGTTCTCTTGCCCAACCA ACTAACACTGGTGGAAATGCAGAATGGAACCTGCATTGTCTATGGCTCAAGCTTTAAAGGCTACACAGAAAACTGTTCAGCCCTGAACACATACATCTGCATGCAAAGGATTGGGTAG